The following are from one region of the uncultured Fretibacterium sp. genome:
- a CDS encoding rhodanese-like domain-containing protein, with protein sequence MRTKMRYLIPLWLCLFWAACGMAWGAAPSIPVQDADRLRGGAVQFVDVREEYQFIGWDSEEGPGGHIAGAMDFPASWLSLGVKPATLDTELTRRGLKKNVKTVLYGNGSLEPSIVDRYAGLGFEDLAVLEGGYRAWTDAGLPTERLEHYELLVHPRWVEELAAGKNPPTFKGGDFKIVEIYLNDKGKDAYLKGHIPGAVALDDSLNHVRGPRTVSEIEALPHGEQLRLWNRPSDEVIRQKLESLGITADTTVVLYGSEVATTAAYRCGLILRYAGVKDVRFLNGGRPLWEAEGRPLEPGEVPWGPSKEFGAKIPQNPQIIIDYDEELKLVSDPKAVIASIRSWDEYLCGKSGYTYIGEAGDVANSRFGYAGSNPYAMEDYRNLDNTMFNADLMAARWRRWGIVPDKVVSFHCGTGWRASETYFYAWAMGWPDIRVYDGGWYEWHKVPDSPRKPKGLPDDAPERSPESFFAPAAR encoded by the coding sequence ATGAGGACGAAGATGAGGTACCTGATTCCGTTATGGCTGTGCTTGTTTTGGGCGGCCTGCGGGATGGCGTGGGGCGCGGCGCCCTCGATCCCGGTCCAGGACGCGGACAGGCTGCGGGGCGGAGCCGTACAGTTCGTCGATGTACGGGAGGAGTACCAGTTCATCGGCTGGGACTCCGAGGAGGGGCCGGGCGGCCATATCGCCGGTGCGATGGACTTCCCCGCCTCGTGGCTGAGCCTTGGCGTGAAGCCCGCTACCCTCGACACCGAGCTGACCCGCCGGGGCCTGAAGAAGAATGTCAAGACCGTCCTGTACGGCAATGGCTCGTTGGAGCCCTCGATCGTCGATCGGTATGCCGGGCTGGGATTCGAGGACCTCGCGGTGCTGGAGGGGGGATATCGGGCCTGGACGGATGCCGGGCTTCCCACCGAGCGCCTGGAGCATTACGAGCTCCTGGTCCATCCCCGATGGGTGGAGGAGCTTGCGGCGGGGAAAAATCCTCCGACCTTCAAGGGCGGAGACTTCAAAATCGTCGAGATCTATCTGAACGACAAGGGGAAAGACGCTTACCTCAAAGGACACATCCCCGGCGCCGTCGCGTTGGACGACTCGCTCAACCATGTCCGGGGCCCGAGGACCGTGTCGGAGATCGAGGCGCTGCCCCACGGAGAGCAACTTCGCCTGTGGAATCGCCCCTCGGACGAGGTCATCCGGCAGAAGCTGGAGTCCCTTGGGATCACGGCGGACACGACCGTCGTCCTTTACGGCTCCGAGGTCGCGACGACCGCGGCCTATCGCTGCGGACTGATCCTGCGCTACGCGGGGGTGAAGGATGTGCGCTTCCTGAACGGGGGCAGGCCCCTCTGGGAGGCCGAGGGACGTCCTCTCGAGCCTGGCGAGGTCCCCTGGGGTCCCTCGAAGGAATTCGGGGCGAAGATTCCCCAGAATCCCCAGATCATCATCGACTACGACGAGGAGCTGAAGCTGGTGTCCGACCCGAAGGCGGTCATCGCCTCCATCCGGAGCTGGGACGAGTATCTCTGTGGCAAGAGCGGCTACACCTATATCGGCGAGGCGGGCGACGTCGCCAATTCCCGTTTCGGCTACGCCGGCTCGAACCCCTATGCCATGGAGGACTATCGCAACCTGGACAACACGATGTTCAACGCGGACCTCATGGCCGCCCGATGGCGGAGATGGGGGATCGTTCCGGACAAGGTCGTCTCGTTCCACTGCGGGACCGGATGGCGCGCCAGCGAGACGTATTTCTATGCTTGGGCCATGGGGTGGCCGGACATCAGGGTCTACGATGGCGGCTGGTACGAGTGGCACAAGGTTCCGGACAGCCCGCGCAAGCCGAAGGGCCTGCCCGACGATGCCCCGGAGCGGAGCCCTGAGTCGTTCTTTGCCCCCGCCGCCAGGTGA
- a CDS encoding ABC transporter substrate-binding protein, producing the protein MSWRIEPEIADILRRGADGEGLEHGQAVALLSLPLGSREVAALMQAAEELSRAQFGDKAENHFHIGVNAAPCPLNCLFCSLTKRAGIFKEAVEFPDEQVLEWARYGESLGADALNIMTTGDFSFERLLEIGRLLKRNVSVPLVANTRDISHAEGEALLEAGFVGAYHAVRLGEGRVTPLDPQRRIRTIRVLKDVGLKWMNCIEPVGPEHSVEEIADLMLLARKYGATFSGVMRRINFPGSPMEPYGMITEREMARMVAVSRLVMGTGPRAHCTHEPNAISLAAGANLFFPEVGSSPRDGEADTGKGRGSTVERCRAMQREMGWNPDLPSNCFPYCWVFCCVSIRVFFFAGAPWVFVPWVGLGATPRDVLFARRKFSLSRIFLLSGKFSLSRKFSLKNFLWSLAVVLTLTAWSVPTWAAEGFRVGTWKTAQTIAPFFYQDYLPGGAEVLSFTNPADQKTALLAGSLEMCGTTLAHAIHSASQGQPVVLVAALCNKCSALVVAKDGPVKSVADLKGRRIGYVPGTMHEILLREALTRSGLSPDTDVELMRVDFFDMGTALSRGSIDAFLSGEPFPTLAVREGYGRILAYPYYEDSVGTINAGMLTTRENVEKHPERVLELVRAHVKATLFLQKNPDAWLDKAVSFGTERAILDLAAENIELAWLIDENFVERAKALGARMEALKVIDRQPDYDTLFDLSFVKKVREELGL; encoded by the coding sequence ATGAGCTGGAGAATCGAACCTGAAATTGCCGACATCCTGCGTCGGGGGGCCGACGGGGAGGGGCTGGAACACGGCCAGGCCGTCGCGCTCCTGTCCCTTCCCCTGGGGTCCCGGGAGGTTGCCGCCCTCATGCAGGCGGCGGAGGAGCTCTCGCGGGCCCAGTTCGGGGACAAGGCGGAGAACCACTTCCACATCGGGGTGAACGCGGCGCCCTGTCCCCTGAACTGTCTGTTCTGTTCCCTGACGAAGCGGGCCGGGATATTCAAGGAGGCCGTGGAGTTCCCCGACGAACAGGTGCTGGAATGGGCCCGGTACGGGGAATCGCTTGGGGCCGATGCGCTGAACATCATGACCACGGGGGATTTTTCCTTCGAGCGCCTGCTGGAGATCGGTCGCCTCCTGAAGCGGAACGTGTCGGTCCCCCTGGTCGCGAATACCCGGGACATCAGCCACGCCGAGGGAGAGGCCCTTCTGGAGGCTGGGTTCGTGGGGGCCTACCACGCCGTCCGGCTCGGCGAGGGGCGTGTGACGCCCCTGGATCCCCAACGCCGCATCCGGACCATCCGGGTGCTGAAGGACGTGGGGCTGAAATGGATGAACTGCATCGAGCCCGTCGGGCCGGAGCATTCCGTGGAGGAGATTGCGGACCTCATGCTTCTGGCTCGGAAATACGGCGCGACCTTCAGCGGCGTGATGCGGCGCATCAATTTTCCGGGGTCCCCGATGGAGCCCTATGGGATGATCACCGAACGGGAGATGGCGCGCATGGTGGCGGTCTCGCGGCTGGTGATGGGGACGGGGCCCAGGGCGCACTGCACTCACGAGCCCAATGCCATTTCCCTTGCGGCCGGTGCGAACCTCTTTTTCCCGGAGGTGGGGTCGAGCCCCAGGGACGGGGAGGCGGACACGGGCAAGGGGAGGGGCAGCACCGTGGAGCGCTGCAGGGCCATGCAGCGGGAGATGGGCTGGAACCCGGACCTGCCGTCGAACTGCTTTCCCTATTGTTGGGTTTTTTGTTGTGTAAGCATCCGGGTTTTTTTTTTTGCCGGGGCCCCCTGGGTATTTGTTCCGTGGGTGGGGTTGGGGGCTACGCCCCGAGACGTTTTATTTGCAAGGAGGAAGTTTTCGTTGAGCAGGATATTTTTGTTGAGTGGGAAGTTTTCGTTGAGTAGGAAGTTTTCGTTGAAGAATTTTCTGTGGTCTTTAGCAGTTGTTTTGACCCTGACGGCATGGTCCGTCCCCACTTGGGCGGCCGAGGGGTTCCGGGTGGGGACGTGGAAGACGGCGCAGACCATCGCCCCGTTCTTCTACCAGGATTATCTCCCCGGGGGGGCCGAGGTCCTGTCCTTCACCAACCCGGCGGACCAGAAGACCGCGCTTCTGGCGGGGAGCCTGGAGATGTGCGGCACGACCCTGGCCCACGCCATCCACTCCGCGTCTCAGGGACAGCCGGTGGTGCTCGTGGCCGCGCTGTGCAACAAGTGCTCGGCCCTCGTCGTCGCCAAGGACGGACCGGTGAAGAGCGTTGCCGACCTGAAGGGCAGGCGGATCGGCTATGTGCCGGGGACGATGCACGAGATCCTGCTCCGGGAGGCGCTGACGCGCAGCGGGCTCTCCCCGGATACGGACGTCGAGCTGATGCGCGTGGACTTCTTCGACATGGGCACGGCCCTGTCCCGCGGGTCGATCGACGCCTTCCTCTCCGGGGAGCCGTTCCCCACCCTGGCGGTTCGCGAGGGGTACGGCCGTATTCTCGCCTACCCCTATTATGAGGACAGCGTGGGGACCATCAACGCGGGGATGCTGACGACGCGGGAGAACGTTGAGAAGCACCCCGAGCGGGTTCTGGAGCTGGTGCGCGCCCATGTCAAGGCCACGCTGTTTTTGCAGAAGAACCCCGACGCCTGGCTGGACAAGGCGGTATCGTTCGGCACGGAGCGTGCGATTTTGGACCTGGCGGCGGAGAACATCGAATTGGCCTGGCTCATCGACGAGAACTTCGTGGAGAGGGCCAAGGCCCTTGGGGCGCGGATGGAGGCCCTGAAGGTAATCGACCGCCAGCCGGACTACGACACGCTCTTCGACCTGAGCTTCGTCAAAAAGGTGAGGGAGGAGCTGGGGCTTTGA
- a CDS encoding rhodanese-like domain-containing protein — MRKWSRSLFAVLFVLCLAVSAQASLFFGPNIDAVDQAYVKEKVGQPGFVLVDVRTEDIYNGKSPREGIPGGHIAGAINFPLANLKAEGAAEALEKAGIVKDAEIIVYCNSGKQSGQFAEALVEDFGFDAAKVKNYKGSVIDWSKDPANKLEPEGHE; from the coding sequence ATGAGAAAGTGGAGCAGGTCGTTGTTTGCGGTATTGTTCGTGCTGTGCCTTGCGGTGTCGGCGCAGGCGTCCCTCTTCTTCGGTCCGAATATCGATGCCGTCGACCAGGCCTATGTGAAGGAGAAGGTTGGACAGCCGGGGTTCGTGCTGGTGGACGTCCGCACGGAGGACATCTATAACGGAAAGTCGCCGCGCGAGGGGATCCCGGGCGGGCACATCGCCGGGGCCATCAACTTCCCCCTGGCGAACCTGAAGGCGGAGGGGGCCGCGGAGGCCCTGGAGAAGGCCGGAATCGTCAAGGATGCCGAGATCATCGTTTACTGCAACAGCGGGAAGCAGAGCGGCCAGTTCGCCGAGGCGCTGGTGGAGGACTTCGGCTTCGACGCTGCCAAGGTGAAGAACTACAAGGGAAGCGTCATCGATTGGAGCAAGGATCCGGCCAACAAACTGGAGCCGGAAGGCCACGAGTAG